The following are from one region of the Sphingomonas sp. J315 genome:
- a CDS encoding cryptochrome/photolyase family protein, with translation MTSILWFRRDLRLSDQAALIAAAGEGPIVPVYILDDETPKHRAMGGASRWWLHHSLASLDAALREKGSRLILRRGQCDEVLAEIAEAMGTRRVHCLRHYEPWWRNAERAVAKRLELVCHDGNYLAPPGSVTTGAGEPYKIYTPFWRALQLRMPPPAPANRPRDIPAPSHWPKSDRLKDWGLLPTKPDWATGFADWEPGEAGARKRVNAFVDKARDYDRTRNLPSIEGSSRLSPHLHFGEVSPAYVWHRVADAGGSVDVFLSEIGWRDYAQNVILQFPDYGSRNAREKFDAIPWRDVRSAAVRAEFDAWTKGRTGYPIVDAGMRQLWATGWMHNRVRMIAASFLIKHLLIDWREGERWFWDTLVDADYASNAVNWQWVSGTGIDSNMFVRIMAPLSQSEKFDASAYIREWVPELARLNDAVIHDPEEHGRPPSDYPRKIIGHREARERALAAVRGI, from the coding sequence GGATCAGGCGGCTCTGATCGCCGCGGCGGGAGAGGGGCCGATCGTACCGGTCTATATCCTCGACGACGAGACGCCGAAGCATCGCGCGATGGGCGGGGCATCGCGCTGGTGGCTGCACCACAGCCTTGCCAGCCTCGACGCGGCGCTGCGTGAGAAGGGATCGCGGCTGATCCTGCGTCGGGGCCAGTGCGACGAGGTGCTGGCGGAAATTGCAGAGGCGATGGGGACCAGGCGGGTCCATTGCCTGCGCCACTACGAACCCTGGTGGCGCAATGCCGAGCGGGCGGTGGCGAAGCGGCTCGAGCTGGTATGCCATGACGGCAATTATCTCGCGCCGCCCGGGTCGGTGACGACCGGGGCGGGCGAGCCGTACAAGATCTACACGCCGTTCTGGCGCGCGTTACAGCTTCGCATGCCCCCGCCTGCGCCAGCCAATCGACCGCGCGACATCCCGGCGCCGTCGCACTGGCCCAAGTCCGACCGGCTGAAGGATTGGGGATTGTTGCCGACCAAGCCCGACTGGGCGACGGGCTTTGCCGATTGGGAGCCGGGCGAGGCGGGTGCGCGCAAGCGGGTCAATGCCTTTGTCGACAAGGCGCGGGATTACGACCGCACGCGCAACCTGCCGTCGATCGAGGGGAGTTCGCGGCTCAGCCCGCATCTGCATTTCGGGGAGGTGTCGCCTGCCTATGTCTGGCACCGCGTCGCCGATGCGGGCGGATCGGTCGATGTGTTCCTGAGCGAGATCGGGTGGCGCGATTATGCGCAGAATGTGATTCTGCAATTCCCCGATTATGGTTCGCGTAATGCGCGGGAGAAGTTCGACGCAATCCCGTGGCGCGATGTCCGGTCGGCTGCGGTGCGTGCCGAGTTCGATGCCTGGACGAAGGGGCGGACGGGCTATCCGATCGTCGATGCCGGGATGCGCCAGCTCTGGGCGACCGGGTGGATGCACAATCGCGTGCGGATGATCGCGGCGAGTTTCCTGATCAAGCATCTGCTGATCGACTGGCGCGAGGGCGAGCGCTGGTTCTGGGATACGCTGGTCGATGCCGATTACGCGAGCAACGCGGTCAACTGGCAATGGGTGTCGGGGACCGGCATCGATTCGAACATGTTCGTGCGGATCATGGCGCCGCTGTCGCAGTCGGAGAAGTTCGACGCGAGCGCCTATATCCGTGAATGGGTGCCGGAGCTGGCGCGGCTGAATGACGCTGTGATCCACGATCCCGAGGAGCATGGACGGCCACCCTCAGACTATCCGCGCAAGATCATCGGCCACCGCGAAGCGCGCGAACGCGCGCTGGCGGCGGTGCGGGGGATTTGA